The Cucurbita pepo subsp. pepo cultivar mu-cu-16 unplaced genomic scaffold, ASM280686v2 Cp4.1_scaffold002706, whole genome shotgun sequence genome includes the window tttttttttttttttttttttaatttttcttttatttttgtgttttttttatataaatctcATCTTTTTCCCCGTTCTTTCCCCTTCACAATTTTCAGTTCTCTTCAATTCTTCTTTGAAAGCTCCATTCCAAAACGCTGTCGTTTTTCTCTGGTGAAATGGGGAATAGTTTAAGGCATTGTCTGGGTTGTGTTCTTCCCTGTGGCGCTTTGGACTTGATCAGAGTGGTTCATCTCAACGGTCATGTCCAAGAATTCTCTCCGCCCATCGCCGCCGCCGAGATCCTAGATGCCAATCCTGGACACGTCCTCACCACTCCCTCCGACGACCACCACCACCTCGTCCGTCATGTTACCATTCTCTCCCCCGAATCTCACCTCCGTCGTGGCGGCATTTATTTCTTGATCCCGGCCAGTTCCGACCACCGGAAGGCTGCCAAAAAGCCCTCCTCCGCCACCTCCAGCGACGCTGTTTCCAACGATCTCACCCACCGCATGGAGGATGTCATTGTCTTCAAGAACGCTAAACCCGGCCGCCGAGATCGTCGGAGCAGCCGTGCCGGCAGCGGCGCGTGGCGGCCTCATCTACTGAGCATTAATGAAGATTAATTAAACCCCAAAACACCCTTCTCTTATTGACatcgaatttttttaaaaaatatgtatgtCGTAATTCTTATGATCTTgtccttttttaaaaactttggcggcggcggcggcggcggtcgATGAACAGAAATGGGAACGGTGAAGATCGTGTACagtcaatttgttttttaaaaatgtattgatattcatttgtaattgtttagcttaattataaaaataaataatgaaaaatttaatttatattataatctaagaataaaaaaaaaattatttgtacagaaaataaaaataaaatttaatgataaagAGAATC containing:
- the LOC111786763 gene encoding uncharacterized protein LOC111786763, whose product is MGNSLRHCLGCVLPCGALDLIRVVHLNGHVQEFSPPIAAAEILDANPGHVLTTPSDDHHHLVRHVTILSPESHLRRGGIYFLIPASSDHRKAAKKPSSATSSDAVSNDLTHRMEDVIVFKNAKPGRRDRRSSRAGSGAWRPHLLSINED